A genome region from Nocardia sp. NBC_00565 includes the following:
- a CDS encoding PfkB family carbohydrate kinase: MADSLSPDDAAAGSDRRPDAGVVTVIGAAVVDHIYRVDHIPAPGEAVPGNFEAHAGGKGLNRAVAAARLGLTVRLISAVGDDDGGRMILDYLRAENIDVDLVKVIPGAQTEATAVVITSTGVPAIIGCQNDRIRLTAHDVRRPIVHAAITSSDALLLTFEPPVAVIEQVLTTVRHQRDRPLMIVHPSPTLVRPQYLYPYLDAVDYLTGSTVDLHGMLPDSANPTADIAQHLRARGVRAVCAVENFRCRVWSDLVNVETPPFPVVLAGSPGAHAAFAAALVSRLLPSRRAARAEDYTWACAAMVATQSFGDVPGAMPRVTDVDDIARMVSEDW, from the coding sequence ATGGCCGACTCGTTGTCGCCGGACGACGCCGCCGCTGGCTCGGATCGGCGACCCGACGCAGGCGTGGTCACCGTCATCGGGGCCGCTGTGGTCGACCACATCTACCGCGTGGATCACATTCCCGCACCCGGTGAAGCGGTGCCGGGAAATTTCGAGGCACACGCGGGCGGAAAAGGACTCAATCGAGCCGTCGCGGCCGCCCGGCTCGGACTCACCGTCAGACTGATCTCGGCGGTCGGCGATGACGACGGCGGCCGGATGATCCTGGACTATCTGCGGGCCGAGAACATCGATGTGGACCTGGTGAAGGTGATTCCAGGTGCACAGACCGAGGCGACCGCAGTGGTGATCACCAGTACCGGCGTACCCGCCATCATCGGGTGTCAGAACGACCGTATCCGGCTCACCGCCCACGACGTGCGTCGACCGATCGTGCACGCCGCGATCACTTCCTCGGATGCGTTACTGCTCACCTTCGAGCCACCCGTCGCGGTGATCGAACAGGTGTTGACCACCGTGCGCCACCAGCGCGACCGCCCGCTGATGATCGTGCATCCCTCGCCCACGCTCGTCCGGCCGCAGTACCTCTACCCGTACCTCGACGCCGTCGACTACCTCACGGGCTCGACAGTGGATCTGCACGGCATGCTGCCCGACAGTGCGAACCCGACCGCGGACATCGCCCAGCACCTGCGGGCACGCGGCGTGCGAGCGGTGTGCGCGGTCGAGAATTTTCGCTGTCGAGTGTGGTCGGATCTGGTGAACGTCGAAACCCCGCCGTTCCCTGTTGTTCTCGCGGGTTCGCCGGGCGCGCACGCGGCCTTCGCGGCCGCACTGGTGTCGCGCCTGCTGCCCTCACGGCGCGCCGCGCGGGCGGAGGACTACACATGGGCGTGCGCGGCGATGGTCGCGACCCAATCGTTCGGCGATGTTCCCGGTGCCATGCCGCGCGTCACCGATGTCGACGACATCGCCCGGATGGTCTCGGAGGACTGGTGA